A stretch of Candidatus Binatia bacterium DNA encodes these proteins:
- a CDS encoding phosphoribosyltransferase family protein, whose protein sequence is MHLFADRSDAGRRLADALDAYARRGDVIVLALPRGGVPIAYEIARRLRAPLDVYVVRKLGVPGHEELAMGALASDGTCVMDDDLIDSLGIDERAIDAVIKREIEELRRREVAYRGNKPEPDIAGKTVIVVDDGLATGATMRAAAAALRLRDPAAIVAAVPVAAARTCKNLRDAVDRVVCLATPEPFHAVGLYYRNFEQTSDDEVRRLLSEAARETGRRVGA, encoded by the coding sequence GTGCACCTCTTCGCCGATCGCTCCGACGCAGGACGACGGCTGGCGGACGCGCTCGACGCGTACGCGCGCCGGGGCGACGTGATCGTGCTCGCGCTGCCGCGCGGCGGCGTTCCGATCGCATACGAGATCGCACGACGCTTGCGCGCGCCGCTCGACGTCTACGTCGTGCGCAAGCTCGGCGTCCCCGGGCACGAGGAGTTGGCGATGGGCGCGCTCGCGAGCGACGGCACCTGCGTCATGGACGACGATCTTATCGACTCGCTCGGCATCGACGAGCGCGCGATCGACGCGGTCATCAAGCGCGAGATCGAGGAACTCAGGCGGCGCGAGGTCGCGTATCGCGGCAACAAACCGGAGCCCGATATTGCCGGCAAGACGGTCATCGTCGTGGACGACGGACTCGCCACCGGCGCGACGATGCGCGCCGCCGCCGCCGCGCTGCGTTTGCGAGATCCGGCGGCGATCGTCGCCGCAGTGCCCGTCGCCGCGGCCCGCACGTGCAAGAACCTGCGCGATGCCGTGGATCGCGTCGTCTGCCTCGCAACGCCCGAGCCGTTTCACGCCGTCGGCCTCTACTATCGCAACTTCGAGCAAACGAGCGACGACGAAGTGCGCCGGCTCTTGAGCGAAGCCGCGCGCGAAACAGGGCGGCGGGTCGGCGCGTAG
- a CDS encoding alkaline phosphatase family protein, translating into MKPIHALTIAGAIAVAGCSSTTTPPVPPPMGPSIKHVVILLQENRSFNNIFAGFPGANSALQGPCKPEGQAEKWCTGSHMVALHSVKLATGSGPYFGADIDHSHHAFVTECDANASGVCQNDGFNLIRFGESGQGALAKNYPYAYVDRKETAPYWKLAQQYTLADDMYMNDTASSFIAHQLLISGTVQLNAKESLTDQPPTTPWGCDAPPGTQAPVLFTDGKESFDGPFPCFTQYGTIADLLDAKNVSYLYYVYNYQAPHFDFSGAVWNGFDAIAKFRCAKFTPPDHCSGFGADWKPHISIPNTNIFSDLKAGKLSSVSWVIPTLFDSDHPASGCNGGPRWVTKVVNAVGTSKFWNSTAIIVLWDDWGGWYDPAPPSQISYTSLGFRIPLMVISPYAKPNNVSHTEYNYGSLLKFIEETFNLGSLGTTDSTANSLSDIFDFKQKPNVFQAAPLPPADACGEQQTQPGFTQKIIEHDGGIPE; encoded by the coding sequence ATGAAGCCGATCCACGCCCTGACCATCGCCGGCGCGATCGCCGTCGCCGGATGCAGCTCGACCACGACGCCGCCGGTGCCGCCGCCGATGGGCCCGTCCATCAAGCACGTCGTCATCCTCCTCCAAGAGAACCGCAGCTTCAACAACATCTTTGCGGGCTTTCCGGGCGCGAACTCCGCCCTGCAAGGCCCGTGCAAGCCGGAGGGTCAGGCAGAGAAGTGGTGCACCGGAAGCCACATGGTCGCGCTGCACTCCGTTAAGCTCGCAACGGGGAGCGGGCCGTACTTCGGCGCGGACATCGATCATAGCCACCACGCGTTCGTCACCGAGTGCGACGCAAACGCTTCGGGCGTCTGTCAGAACGATGGCTTCAATTTGATTCGCTTCGGCGAGTCGGGCCAGGGCGCTCTCGCGAAGAACTACCCGTACGCGTACGTCGACCGCAAAGAGACCGCTCCGTATTGGAAGCTCGCGCAACAGTACACGCTCGCCGACGACATGTACATGAACGATACCGCCTCGAGCTTCATCGCGCACCAGCTCCTGATCTCGGGAACGGTGCAGCTCAACGCCAAGGAGTCGCTCACCGACCAGCCGCCGACGACCCCCTGGGGATGCGATGCGCCGCCGGGAACGCAGGCGCCGGTGCTCTTCACCGACGGCAAAGAGAGTTTCGACGGACCGTTTCCGTGCTTCACGCAGTACGGCACGATCGCCGACCTGCTCGACGCGAAGAACGTTTCGTATCTTTACTACGTCTACAACTACCAGGCCCCGCACTTTGACTTCTCGGGCGCCGTCTGGAACGGCTTCGATGCGATCGCCAAATTCCGATGTGCAAAATTTACACCGCCCGACCATTGCAGCGGTTTTGGCGCGGATTGGAAACCGCACATCAGCATTCCCAATACGAACATCTTCTCGGACCTCAAGGCCGGGAAGCTCTCGTCGGTATCGTGGGTGATTCCGACGCTTTTCGACTCCGATCATCCGGCGAGCGGCTGCAACGGCGGTCCGCGCTGGGTCACGAAGGTCGTCAACGCGGTCGGAACGAGCAAGTTCTGGAACAGCACCGCGATCATCGTCCTCTGGGACGACTGGGGCGGGTGGTACGACCCGGCGCCGCCCTCGCAGATCTCCTACACGAGCCTCGGCTTTCGCATCCCGCTGATGGTCATCTCGCCCTACGCGAAACCGAACAACGTCTCGCACACCGAGTACAACTACGGCAGCCTGCTCAAGTTCATCGAGGAGACGTTCAACCTCGGTTCGCTCGGAACGACCGACTCGACCGCCAACTCGCTCTCCGACATCTTCGACTTCAAACAGAAGCCGAACGTCTTCCAAGCCGCGCCGCTGCCGCCGGCCGACGCCTGCGGCGAGCAGCAGACGCAGCCGGGCTTCACGCAGAAGATCATCGAGCACGACGGCGGCATCCCGGAGTAG
- a CDS encoding S53 family peptidase — MQVCGAVPAGFARCLAWRRTDISGKISKDATPSGYGPSSLQTAYNLTAYSQSNGSGQTVAIVDAYDDPNAASDLSTYRAQYGLPACTTANGCFSKQAYTTTTNAGWAEEESLDVDMVSAICPNCKIILVEASSASTAALATAETYATSHANYVSNSWSGNEGTKTYDGDFNVAGVAITAATGDSGYNRTAQWPAILPTVIGVGGTTLSAVSPRTETVWSGAGSGCSKVYAQPSFQSGLSTGCTKRAEADVSAVANPNTGVAVYDSFHESGWLVFGGTSVATPITASVFALAGNTSTNNPGNLYSHTANLNDITSGSNGSCGAPLCKAGTGWDGPTGLGTPNGIAAY, encoded by the coding sequence GTGCAGGTCTGCGGCGCGGTTCCTGCCGGCTTCGCGCGATGCCTCGCGTGGAGACGGACCGACATCTCCGGAAAGATCAGCAAGGACGCGACGCCGAGCGGCTACGGTCCCAGCAGTCTGCAGACGGCATATAACCTCACTGCATACAGTCAGAGTAACGGCAGCGGGCAGACGGTCGCCATCGTCGACGCCTACGACGATCCCAACGCCGCATCGGATCTCTCCACGTATCGCGCGCAGTACGGCCTCCCGGCCTGCACGACGGCGAACGGCTGCTTCTCGAAGCAGGCGTACACGACGACGACGAACGCCGGATGGGCCGAAGAAGAGTCGCTCGACGTGGACATGGTCTCGGCGATCTGTCCGAACTGCAAGATCATTCTCGTAGAGGCCTCGTCGGCGAGCACCGCCGCGCTGGCAACGGCCGAGACGTACGCAACGTCGCACGCAAACTACGTTAGCAACAGTTGGAGCGGCAACGAAGGCACGAAGACGTACGACGGCGATTTCAACGTCGCCGGAGTCGCGATCACCGCCGCAACCGGCGACAGCGGCTATAACCGCACCGCGCAATGGCCGGCGATTCTGCCGACCGTCATCGGCGTCGGCGGCACGACGCTGAGCGCCGTCAGCCCGCGCACCGAGACCGTCTGGTCCGGCGCCGGCAGCGGCTGCAGCAAGGTATACGCTCAGCCGAGCTTCCAGAGCGGCCTCTCGACGGGCTGCACGAAGCGCGCGGAAGCCGACGTCTCGGCGGTCGCGAATCCGAACACCGGCGTCGCGGTCTACGACTCGTTCCACGAGAGCGGATGGCTCGTCTTCGGCGGCACCTCGGTTGCGACGCCGATCACCGCGTCGGTCTTCGCGCTCGCGGGCAACACGAGCACGAACAACCCCGGTAACCTCTACTCGCATACGGCGAACCTCAACGACATCACGAGCGGCAGCAATGGAAGTTGCGGCGCGCCGCTCTGCAAAGCCGGCACCGGTTGGGACGGGCCGACCGGTCTTGGAACGCCCAACGGCATCGCGGCGTACTAA
- the ftsY gene encoding signal recognition particle-docking protein FtsY, translating to MSWLSRLRTSLGRARESFSAITGLGRTDRPLTPEFWDELEETLILADFGVPATQKILTGLQTVAKQEEWKTADQPIARFRKDVERFLTLPNGELRLDRKPAAILIVGVNGSGKTTTIGKLATRLQRERKRVLLVAADTFRAAAAEQLAVWAERSGASIVRGEEGADPASVVFDGMQAAKAREMDVVIVDTAGRLQTKTNLMEELKKMRRVIERELGEPPAETLLVVDGTNGQNAISQAKLFHAATELTGIVITKLDSTAKGGVLVAIVDELEVPIKFVGLGEAPDDLRPFIPTEFIDALFEDKCQTLGTPA from the coding sequence GTGAGCTGGCTTTCGCGATTGCGAACCTCGCTCGGCCGAGCGCGTGAGAGCTTCTCCGCGATCACCGGGCTCGGGCGGACCGACCGTCCGCTGACGCCAGAGTTCTGGGACGAACTCGAGGAGACGCTGATCCTCGCAGATTTCGGCGTTCCCGCGACCCAGAAGATTCTTACCGGCCTACAGACCGTCGCGAAGCAAGAAGAGTGGAAGACCGCCGATCAGCCGATCGCGCGTTTTCGCAAGGACGTCGAACGCTTTCTCACGCTTCCGAACGGCGAGTTGCGCCTCGACCGCAAGCCGGCCGCGATTCTCATTGTCGGCGTCAACGGGAGCGGCAAGACGACGACGATCGGGAAACTGGCGACGCGCTTACAGCGAGAGCGCAAGCGCGTCTTGCTCGTCGCCGCCGATACGTTTCGCGCCGCCGCCGCGGAGCAGCTCGCGGTCTGGGCCGAGCGCAGCGGAGCCTCGATCGTCCGCGGCGAGGAGGGCGCCGACCCGGCCTCGGTCGTTTTCGACGGCATGCAGGCCGCGAAGGCACGCGAGATGGACGTCGTCATCGTCGATACCGCCGGCCGTCTGCAGACCAAGACGAACCTCATGGAAGAGCTGAAGAAGATGCGGCGCGTGATCGAGCGCGAGCTCGGCGAGCCGCCGGCCGAGACGCTGCTCGTCGTGGACGGCACGAACGGGCAGAACGCGATCTCGCAGGCGAAGCTCTTTCACGCCGCGACCGAACTCACCGGGATCGTCATCACGAAACTCGATTCGACCGCGAAGGGTGGTGTGCTCGTTGCCATCGTGGACGAGCTCGAGGTGCCGATCAAGTTCGTCGGGCTCGGTGAGGCGCCCGACGACCTGCGCCCCTTCATCCCGACCGAGTTCATCGACGCCCTCTTCGAAGATAAATGCCAGACACTTGGCACTCCCGCGTGA
- the recA gene encoding recombinase RecA — MAADDERQLALNNALAQIERQFGKGSIMRMGDFQERMAFEVVPSGSIALDLALGVGGFPRGRIVEIYGPESSGKTTLALHAIAEAQKTGGTAAFVDVEHALDPNYAAALGVDLDNLLVSQPDTGEQALEIAEMLTRSNAVDVVVVDSVAALVTRAELEGDMGDAHVGLQARLMSQALRKLTAAISRSKTVMIFINQLREKVGVMFGNPETTSGGRALKFYASVRLDVRKLETIKVGQESVGTRTRVKVVKNKVAPPFRQAEFDITYGHGISAMGSILDVALDQNIVGKSGSWYTYGEQRIGQGRENAKAFLEEHTDLAYEIEAKIREALGKTASTNGKAPAAVAD, encoded by the coding sequence ATGGCAGCAGACGACGAACGTCAACTCGCACTCAATAACGCGCTCGCGCAGATCGAGCGTCAGTTCGGTAAGGGCTCGATCATGCGGATGGGCGATTTTCAAGAGCGCATGGCGTTCGAAGTCGTCCCGAGCGGATCGATCGCCCTCGACTTAGCGCTCGGCGTCGGCGGCTTTCCGCGCGGCCGGATCGTCGAGATTTACGGCCCCGAGTCGAGCGGCAAGACGACGCTCGCGCTTCACGCGATCGCCGAGGCCCAGAAGACCGGCGGGACGGCGGCCTTCGTGGACGTCGAGCACGCCCTCGATCCGAATTACGCCGCCGCGCTCGGCGTCGATCTCGACAATCTGCTCGTCTCGCAGCCGGATACCGGCGAGCAGGCACTCGAGATTGCCGAGATGCTGACGCGCAGCAACGCCGTTGACGTCGTCGTCGTCGACTCGGTCGCCGCGCTCGTGACCCGCGCCGAGCTCGAAGGCGACATGGGCGATGCGCACGTCGGATTGCAGGCACGCTTGATGTCGCAGGCCCTTCGCAAGCTGACCGCTGCGATCTCCCGCAGCAAGACCGTCATGATCTTCATCAACCAGCTGCGCGAGAAGGTCGGCGTGATGTTCGGCAACCCTGAGACGACCTCGGGCGGCCGCGCGCTGAAGTTCTACGCCTCGGTCCGCCTCGACGTCCGCAAGCTCGAAACGATCAAGGTCGGCCAAGAGAGCGTCGGCACGCGCACCCGCGTCAAGGTCGTCAAGAACAAGGTCGCGCCGCCCTTCCGGCAAGCCGAGTTCGACATCACCTATGGCCACGGAATCTCGGCGATGGGTTCGATCCTCGACGTCGCGCTCGATCAGAACATCGTCGGCAAGAGCGGCTCGTGGTATACCTATGGCGAGCAGCGCATCGGCCAAGGGCGCGAGAACGCGAAGGCGTTCCTCGAGGAGCACACCGACCTCGCGTACGAGATCGAAGCGAAGATCCGCGAGGCGCTCGGCAAGACCGCTTCGACGAACGGAAAAGCACCGGCCGCCGTCGCCGACTAA
- a CDS encoding regulatory protein RecX translates to MRAYSAALAFLARQRCTEARLWQHLERKGFDDDAAREAVERCKRDGFLDDRLYARLYVEGKRKPVGNGRLVGELVRKGIDGDAAAEAVAALETNEGERCTVAFERLLEKAPAISYPSAARRLERQGFPASTIYRILREHAARFGPLAKVEVPP, encoded by the coding sequence ATGAGGGCGTACTCTGCGGCCCTCGCGTTTCTGGCGCGGCAGCGGTGCACCGAGGCGCGGCTCTGGCAGCACCTCGAACGCAAGGGCTTCGACGACGACGCCGCGCGTGAAGCCGTCGAGCGTTGCAAGCGCGACGGCTTTCTCGATGACCGCCTATACGCGCGGCTCTACGTCGAAGGCAAGCGCAAACCCGTCGGCAACGGCCGCCTCGTCGGCGAACTGGTCCGCAAAGGCATCGACGGCGATGCGGCCGCCGAAGCGGTCGCCGCGCTCGAAACCAACGAGGGCGAGCGCTGCACCGTTGCGTTCGAGCGGTTGTTGGAGAAAGCGCCGGCGATCAGCTATCCGTCCGCCGCGCGTCGCCTCGAACGCCAAGGCTTCCCCGCCTCGACAATCTACCGTATCCTGCGCGAACACGCCGCCCGCTTCGGCCCCCTCGCGAAGGTAGAGGTCCCACCCTAG
- a CDS encoding response regulator transcription factor → MPAQTIVVAEDDKAIRELLSHHLEREGFAVVGAADGHAALRRARGAADLLILDVALPGVDGYDVVRTLRREERTLPIVMVTARTDEIDRVLGFELGADDYICKPFSPREVVVRIKSILRRSGRPVPTPGPVLRFGRLEIDVGAREARVDGKDCRLKPREFELLMELAGNAGVALSRDWLLQRVWGFDFSGDERTIDVHVHRLRAKIEEPWKLPPFLRTVHGFGYKFVRG, encoded by the coding sequence ATGCCGGCGCAGACGATCGTCGTCGCCGAAGACGACAAGGCGATTCGCGAGTTGCTCTCTCATCATCTCGAGCGCGAGGGCTTCGCGGTGGTCGGCGCGGCCGACGGCCACGCGGCACTGCGACGCGCGCGCGGCGCAGCCGATCTGCTGATTCTCGACGTCGCGCTTCCCGGCGTGGACGGTTACGACGTCGTGCGAACGCTGCGCCGTGAAGAGCGCACCCTGCCGATCGTGATGGTGACCGCGCGCACCGACGAGATCGACCGCGTTCTCGGCTTTGAGCTCGGCGCCGACGACTACATCTGCAAGCCGTTCTCGCCGCGCGAGGTCGTCGTGCGCATCAAGTCGATCCTGCGGCGCAGCGGACGCCCCGTGCCGACCCCGGGACCGGTTCTGCGCTTCGGGCGCCTCGAGATCGACGTCGGCGCGCGCGAAGCGCGCGTGGACGGCAAAGATTGTCGCTTGAAGCCGCGCGAGTTCGAGCTCTTGATGGAGCTCGCCGGCAACGCCGGCGTCGCGCTCTCGCGCGACTGGCTGCTCCAGCGCGTCTGGGGATTCGACTTCAGCGGCGACGAGCGCACGATCGACGTCCACGTCCACCGCCTGCGAGCGAAGATCGAGGAGCCATGGAAGCTCCCGCCGTTCCTGCGTACCGTCCATGGGTTTGGCTACAAGTTCGTGCGGGGCTGA
- a CDS encoding HAMP domain-containing sensor histidine kinase, whose translation MGLATSSCGADPAQERRLARALLATVGHELRTPLTSICGYIETLLDGDFDRATTRRFLETARREALRLGRLVEGMLEFSLLDLSGGDAGAVCNVAEQIRATIELMAPLAAARRVTIRAHLPSDAPARVDGDACVHAVANLVENAVKYGSERGTVDVSCLCDGRFVAVAVEDDGCGIAPHAREKIFIMGVRGDVPATQGRGIGLAVVKAIAERAGGDVRAEPSAFGGARFVLRFPAG comes from the coding sequence ATGGGTTTGGCTACAAGTTCGTGCGGGGCTGACCCCGCGCAGGAGCGTCGCCTTGCTCGCGCCCTGCTCGCGACCGTCGGGCACGAGTTGCGCACGCCCCTGACCTCGATTTGCGGCTACATCGAGACGCTGCTCGACGGCGACTTCGACCGCGCGACGACGCGCCGGTTCCTCGAGACGGCTCGTCGTGAGGCGCTGCGGCTGGGGCGCCTCGTCGAAGGAATGCTCGAGTTCTCGCTGCTCGATCTCAGCGGAGGCGACGCCGGTGCCGTCTGTAACGTCGCCGAGCAGATTCGCGCGACGATCGAACTGATGGCGCCGCTTGCCGCGGCGCGCCGCGTGACGATCCGCGCCCATCTGCCCTCGGACGCGCCGGCGCGCGTGGACGGCGACGCCTGCGTGCACGCGGTGGCGAATCTCGTCGAGAACGCGGTGAAGTACGGCAGCGAGCGGGGAACGGTCGACGTCTCGTGTCTCTGCGACGGCCGGTTCGTCGCGGTCGCGGTCGAGGACGACGGATGCGGCATCGCCCCCCACGCGCGCGAGAAGATCTTCATCATGGGCGTGCGCGGCGACGTGCCGGCAACGCAGGGCCGCGGCATCGGGCTCGCGGTCGTGAAGGCGATCGCCGAGCGCGCCGGCGGCGACGTTCGCGCCGAGCCGTCCGCCTTCGGCGGCGCTCGCTTCGTCCTGCGCTTCCCGGCGGGATAA